The following proteins come from a genomic window of Phnomibacter ginsenosidimutans:
- a CDS encoding peptidylprolyl isomerase, which translates to MKKGFLFVLAILAAGTAQQALAQTKKVVADKIIGKVGDRIILQSDIANAVEDIRRQGGEVPPNPDCILLEAELVKKALVLQAEKDSVTVDDAEVESLIENQIRGFIQAYGGREALEEIAGRTIYQIKEDFRKPFKEKELANKMRSKILETVRITPNEVKDYFESIPKDSLPYYESELEVGKIVIFPKPSRDIESYTAKQLNDIKKQIESGSRRFDQMAKLYSEDPGSKDNGGQYALNKADKGMWDPVFLSTAFKLKEGQISNVVKSKFGLHIIQCVSRNGDDAVVRHILMIPPVTEDELNEAKGRLDSARSMLIAGTLTFGEAVNKYSNDEDNKFTGGWEMSREQTSMVTIDQLDKTMIPLLKNLKPGQYSQPEVFTTEQGKKGVRFIYLRTRTEPHRENLKDDYNKIAARALEEKKQNILSNWFADKISTYYIYVDPKFGSCDSLKPWLDASASRNK; encoded by the coding sequence ATGAAAAAAGGATTTCTGTTTGTATTGGCCATTTTGGCAGCAGGCACGGCACAACAGGCGCTGGCCCAAACCAAAAAAGTGGTGGCCGATAAAATCATCGGCAAAGTGGGCGACCGCATCATTTTGCAGAGCGATATTGCCAACGCTGTAGAAGACATCAGAAGGCAGGGTGGCGAAGTGCCCCCCAACCCGGATTGTATTTTGCTGGAAGCCGAGCTGGTAAAAAAGGCGCTGGTATTGCAGGCAGAAAAAGACTCTGTAACCGTAGATGATGCCGAGGTAGAATCGCTGATTGAGAACCAAATCCGTGGTTTCATTCAGGCCTACGGTGGCCGCGAAGCACTGGAAGAAATTGCCGGCCGCACCATTTACCAAATCAAAGAAGACTTCCGCAAGCCTTTTAAAGAAAAGGAACTGGCCAACAAAATGCGGAGTAAAATTCTGGAAACCGTTCGCATTACGCCCAATGAAGTAAAAGACTATTTCGAAAGCATACCCAAAGACAGCCTGCCGTACTACGAAAGCGAACTGGAAGTAGGTAAGATTGTAATTTTTCCAAAGCCCAGCCGCGACATTGAGAGCTATACCGCCAAGCAACTGAACGATATCAAAAAGCAAATTGAAAGCGGCAGCCGCCGGTTTGATCAAATGGCCAAGCTGTACAGCGAAGACCCCGGCAGCAAAGACAACGGCGGACAGTATGCCCTCAACAAAGCCGACAAAGGCATGTGGGATCCCGTTTTCTTGTCTACCGCCTTTAAGTTGAAAGAAGGCCAGATTTCAAATGTGGTAAAATCAAAGTTTGGATTGCACATTATTCAGTGTGTGAGCCGCAATGGCGACGATGCCGTGGTACGCCACATATTGATGATACCGCCCGTAACTGAAGACGAACTGAACGAAGCCAAGGGCCGCCTTGATAGTGCCCGCAGCATGCTCATAGCCGGTACCCTCACTTTTGGCGAAGCCGTAAATAAGTACAGCAACGACGAAGACAATAAGTTTACCGGTGGTTGGGAAATGAGCCGCGAACAAACCTCCATGGTTACCATCGACCAGCTGGATAAAACCATGATTCCTTTGCTCAAAAACCTGAAGCCCGGCCAATACAGCCAGCCCGAAGTGTTTACCACCGAGCAGGGCAAAAAAGGCGTTCGCTTCATTTACCTGCGTACCCGCACCGAACCTCACCGCGAAAACCTGAAAGACGATTACAACAAAATAGCAGCCCGTGCACTGGAAGAAAAGAAACAAAACATCCTGAGCAACTGGTTTGCCGATAAAATCAGCACCTACTATATCTACGTAGATCCGAAGTTTGGCAGTTGCGATAGCCTGAAACCATGGCTGGATGCCAGCGCTTCAAGAAATAAATAA
- a CDS encoding MarR family winged helix-turn-helix transcriptional regulator, translating into MTLEEAIKSSKFKDQRHKALIHIMYTAYQLKTHINQLLKNYALTSEQYNVLRILKGSHPTPLCVKDIASRLIERNSNVPRIADRLEIKKLVKRFPSPEDRRETLIQITPAGVNLLDAATQAMEAEHQHIANLTEAEATQLNQLLAQMLQD; encoded by the coding sequence ATGACATTGGAAGAAGCAATAAAGTCATCGAAATTTAAAGACCAACGCCACAAGGCTTTGATACACATCATGTATACCGCATATCAGCTGAAAACACATATCAATCAGCTGTTGAAGAATTATGCCCTTACCAGCGAACAATACAATGTGCTCCGCATTCTGAAAGGTAGCCATCCTACACCATTGTGCGTAAAAGATATTGCCAGCCGCCTGATAGAACGCAACTCCAACGTACCCCGCATAGCCGACCGGCTGGAGATAAAGAAACTGGTAAAGCGTTTTCCCTCACCGGAAGACCGCCGCGAAACCCTGATTCAGATTACCCCTGCCGGGGTCAATCTGCTGGATGCTGCTACCCAAGCCATGGAAGCCGAACACCAGCACATTGCCAACCTGACAGAAGCAGAAGCCACCCAACTGAACCAGTTGCTGGCACAAATGCTGCAAGACTGA
- a CDS encoding pirin family protein: protein MNTTSSTQRLTLHKAGTRGHANHGWLNSFHTFSFAGYHDPSRIHFGALRVLNDDTVAAGMGFGTHPHDNMEIISIPTFGDLKHRDSMGNETVIQQGDIQVMSAGTGISHSEMNANRDKEVRFFQIWVFPKQRNVQPRYDQQHMDVSKMQNNLLQVLSPNADDEGVWIHQDAWFHMGLLDAGFGTSYNLKKSGNGVYAFVIEGDVTINGQALNRRDGLGIEGTDILSITADSNAQLLLMEVPMR, encoded by the coding sequence ATGAATACCACATCCAGCACCCAACGCCTCACCCTGCACAAGGCAGGTACCCGTGGCCACGCCAACCATGGCTGGCTCAACAGCTTTCATACGTTCAGCTTTGCGGGTTATCACGACCCCAGCCGCATTCATTTTGGCGCCCTGAGGGTACTCAACGATGATACGGTGGCAGCCGGCATGGGCTTTGGCACCCACCCTCACGACAACATGGAAATCATTTCCATACCCACGTTTGGCGATTTGAAACACCGCGACAGTATGGGCAACGAAACCGTGATACAACAAGGCGACATACAAGTGATGAGTGCCGGCACGGGCATCAGCCACAGCGAAATGAACGCCAACCGCGACAAAGAAGTCCGCTTCTTTCAGATATGGGTGTTTCCCAAACAGCGCAATGTGCAGCCCCGCTACGACCAGCAACACATGGACGTAAGCAAAATGCAGAACAACCTGTTGCAGGTACTAAGCCCCAACGCTGATGACGAAGGCGTATGGATTCATCAGGATGCATGGTTTCACATGGGCTTGCTCGATGCCGGATTCGGCACCAGCTACAATCTCAAAAAAAGCGGCAACGGTGTGTATGCTTTTGTGATTGAAGGTGATGTAACCATCAACGGACAAGCACTCAACCGCCGCGATGGTTTGGGCATCGAAGGAACAGATATCCTCAGCATTACCGCCGATAGTAACGCACAGCTATTGCTGATGGAAGTCCCCATGAGGTAA
- a CDS encoding pirin family protein: MNNYKRIKQITQAAPAHMVGDGFKVRNFIGQSLWQDLSPFLMLDYNEPWQVLPTQHPRGVDVHPHKGFETVSIAWSGMVSHEDSSGGKGTIGPGDVQWMTAGSGILHKEFHAQEFSEKGGEFHMAQLWVNLPAAHKLTPPAYQDLLDAQMGRYELPDGKGSIRIIAGELNGVKGPARTFTRINMYDAQLQAGADWHFSLPDGDTLGIVVMKGNLLVNDEQQARTGDMIVFSHHNTDVHIESNNDAHLLVLSGEPIREPISAYGPFVMNTKQEILDAIAEFNSGKFGELN, translated from the coding sequence ATGAACAACTATAAACGCATCAAACAAATAACACAAGCGGCACCGGCACACATGGTGGGCGATGGATTTAAGGTGCGCAATTTTATTGGTCAATCGCTGTGGCAAGACCTCAGCCCTTTTCTGATGCTTGATTACAACGAGCCCTGGCAGGTATTGCCTACCCAACATCCTCGTGGTGTAGATGTGCATCCGCACAAGGGATTTGAAACCGTTTCCATTGCATGGAGTGGCATGGTAAGCCACGAAGACAGCAGCGGTGGCAAAGGCACCATTGGCCCCGGCGATGTACAATGGATGACTGCTGGTAGCGGCATTCTGCACAAAGAATTTCATGCACAGGAATTCAGCGAAAAAGGCGGCGAGTTTCACATGGCACAGTTGTGGGTAAACCTTCCTGCGGCACACAAACTCACTCCGCCTGCATATCAGGATTTGCTGGATGCGCAAATGGGCCGCTACGAACTACCTGATGGCAAAGGCAGCATCCGCATCATCGCCGGAGAACTCAACGGTGTGAAAGGCCCGGCACGAACTTTTACCCGCATCAACATGTACGATGCACAACTGCAAGCTGGTGCTGATTGGCATTTTTCATTACCCGATGGTGATACACTCGGCATTGTAGTGATGAAAGGTAACCTGCTGGTAAATGATGAGCAACAGGCCCGCACCGGCGACATGATTGTGTTTAGCCACCACAATACCGATGTGCACATTGAAAGCAACAACGACGCACACCTACTGGTATTGAGTGGCGAACCCATTCGGGAACCCATCAGTGCTTACGGCCCTTTTGTAATGAACACCAAGCAAGAAATTTTGGATGCCATTGCAGAGTTCAACAGCGGGAAGTTTGGAGAGCTGAATTAG
- a CDS encoding YceI family protein: MATYKIDPLHSEIKFRVKHLMISNVTGEFKTFDATVTAEAADFSDASISFEADINSISTNNEQRDGHLKSDDFFNAEQFPKMTFASTSVEKTGDDELLVHGNLTIRDVTKPVTLKAEIGGTMVDFYGQTKVGFDVSGTIQRKDFNLSWDAVTEAGGVVVSNDVKLLLAVQFTKQ, translated from the coding sequence ATGGCCACGTACAAAATTGACCCCCTGCACAGCGAAATCAAGTTTCGTGTGAAGCACCTGATGATCAGCAACGTAACAGGTGAATTCAAAACCTTTGATGCTACTGTAACCGCAGAAGCAGCCGACTTTAGCGATGCCAGCATCAGCTTCGAAGCCGACATCAACAGCATCAGCACCAACAACGAACAGCGTGATGGTCACCTGAAGAGTGATGACTTTTTCAACGCTGAGCAGTTTCCTAAAATGACTTTTGCTTCTACCAGTGTAGAAAAAACCGGCGACGATGAATTGCTGGTGCATGGCAACCTCACCATTCGTGATGTAACCAAGCCCGTAACACTGAAAGCAGAAATAGGCGGCACCATGGTAGACTTCTATGGTCAAACCAAAGTAGGCTTTGATGTAAGCGGTACCATTCAGCGCAAAGACTTCAACCTGAGCTGGGATGCGGTAACCGAAGCCGGTGGCGTAGTAGTAAGCAACGATGTGAAGTTGTTGCTGGCTGTACAGTTTACCAAGCAGTAA
- a CDS encoding pirin family protein, translating into MQHIHFKAGERGVKNIGWLISNFTFSFSSYANPNRNGFGLLKVFNDDFVEAGKGFGLHPHQNMEIISVMLAGSMNHKDTLGYSEVVHKDWVQIMSAGSGLRHEEYNVGEDEVNFLQIWIEPKLQNINPRYQRRYFPEEKRKNKLQVIVSNEEGTEHCWINQNAKLSLGYFESGKKLDYHFNPTNKAVFVFNIDNALTVNGVALQHRDGIGIWDTDTIDILCTEESRFLIIEVPINH; encoded by the coding sequence ATGCAACACATTCATTTCAAAGCCGGCGAAAGAGGCGTTAAAAACATTGGCTGGCTCATCAGCAATTTCACGTTTAGCTTTAGCAGTTATGCCAATCCCAACCGTAACGGTTTTGGATTGCTGAAAGTATTTAATGACGACTTTGTGGAAGCCGGCAAAGGTTTTGGTTTGCATCCGCACCAAAACATGGAGATCATTTCTGTAATGCTGGCCGGCAGCATGAACCACAAAGACACGCTGGGTTATAGCGAAGTGGTGCACAAAGACTGGGTACAAATTATGAGTGCCGGCAGCGGCCTGCGCCACGAAGAATACAACGTAGGCGAAGACGAAGTGAACTTTTTACAAATCTGGATTGAGCCCAAATTGCAAAACATCAATCCGCGGTATCAGCGCCGGTATTTTCCGGAAGAAAAAAGAAAGAACAAGTTGCAGGTAATCGTCAGCAACGAAGAAGGCACCGAGCATTGCTGGATCAACCAGAATGCCAAATTGAGCCTGGGTTATTTCGAATCAGGTAAAAAGCTGGATTACCATTTCAATCCTACCAACAAAGCCGTATTTGTTTTCAATATCGACAATGCATTAACGGTAAACGGTGTAGCCTTGCAGCACAGAGATGGCATCGGTATTTGGGACACCGATACTATTGACATCCTTTGCACCGAAGAGAGTCGTTTTTTGATTATTGAAGTGCCCATCAATCATTAA
- a CDS encoding OsmC family protein, translated as MNKATAHIATAHYQTKLHNHRGIAWQADEPEEMGGSNTGPTPDELLASALATCAGITMRMYADRKQWPVETIDVTVTVERTETGTILHKETQMTGDLTEEQRERLKMIGDKCPVHKTLLNPISISTVITTSK; from the coding sequence ATGAACAAAGCCACCGCACATATTGCCACCGCACACTATCAAACAAAGCTGCACAATCACCGCGGCATTGCATGGCAGGCAGATGAACCCGAAGAAATGGGTGGTAGCAATACCGGCCCCACGCCCGATGAATTGCTGGCCAGTGCATTGGCCACTTGCGCCGGCATTACCATGCGTATGTATGCCGACAGAAAACAATGGCCGGTGGAAACCATTGATGTAACAGTAACGGTAGAACGTACCGAAACAGGTACCATACTGCACAAGGAAACGCAGATGACCGGCGACCTTACCGAAGAACAAAGAGAACGGCTGAAAATGATTGGCGACAAGTGCCCCGTGCACAAAACACTACTGAACCCAATCAGTATTTCAACCGTTATCACAACAAGCAAGTAA
- a CDS encoding NADPH-dependent FMN reductase yields the protein MNIEIIAGSPRQQSVTYRVALFLKKYLEQHSNHTVNIIDVREWNLPLLDSVFTSVEATPEAYKPLAERMFAADAFVLVSPEYNGSYTPAMKNLLDHFPKQSRKTFGIVTASPGGMGGMRATQGMQLLVAALFGVLSPYMLVVPGVDKKFDAEGNLLDEAFSKAVDVFAKELLWLAESVKPEHELA from the coding sequence ATGAATATAGAGATTATCGCAGGCAGCCCCCGCCAGCAAAGTGTAACCTACCGGGTGGCATTGTTTCTGAAAAAATACCTGGAGCAGCACTCCAACCATACGGTGAATATTATTGATGTGCGGGAGTGGAACCTGCCCCTGCTCGACAGCGTGTTTACCTCAGTAGAGGCAACGCCTGAAGCCTACAAGCCATTGGCCGAACGCATGTTTGCCGCCGACGCTTTTGTATTGGTAAGTCCCGAATACAATGGCAGCTACACGCCGGCCATGAAAAACCTGCTCGATCATTTTCCCAAGCAGAGCCGCAAAACTTTTGGCATTGTGACCGCATCGCCCGGTGGTATGGGTGGCATGCGGGCCACACAAGGCATGCAACTGCTAGTGGCGGCATTGTTTGGTGTGCTTAGCCCTTACATGCTGGTGGTACCCGGTGTAGACAAGAAATTTGACGCCGAAGGCAACCTGCTCGACGAGGCATTTAGCAAAGCCGTAGATGTATTTGCCAAGGAACTGTTGTGGCTCGCCGAATCGGTGAAGCCAGAGCATGAGCTGGCATAA
- a CDS encoding amidophosphoribosyltransferase: MYGINKLYLLMEKQHNRGQDGAGFASVKLNAEPGYPFMHRMRSIANQPIADIFAKVGAEVAELEKYQPDMLKHPGLAKGHLPFLGELLLGHLRYGTQGKNDVAFCHPFIKKDIRPSRNLALAGNFNLVNTEELFDLVNIDPGEFQKQSDLAAMMEVIHHFLVKEDEKENEKPDIKAVLQKSASLFDGGYHIGGIIGNGHSFVMRDANGIRPSYYYIHEDFIVAASERAAIRTTFNVGENEVLELMPGNAIIIDDHGNYSIEQILEPKERRACSFERIYFSRGNDEKIYRERIALGHKLSKPVLEAIEYDLKNTIVSYIPNTAEVAYFGMVKGMEEYLNQIKVQRIMSWDKDFDEEKLTEMITRKIRQEKLTIKDVKMRTFITEDVSRQDMVQHVYDITYGTLRPNLDTLVVIDDSIVRGTTLRESIIRMLGRLKPKKIIVVSSAPQIRYPDCYGIDMSKMGDFIAFQAAIELLKERDQRAMLTELYKECKELQRTNQLHSKNVVRGVYAPFTPQEISDKIAQMITPQGLNIPVQVIYQTIEDLHESCPTNTGDWYFTGNYPTPGGNKVCNKAFMNYMEGKNVRGY; this comes from the coding sequence ATGTACGGCATCAACAAGCTGTACCTGCTGATGGAAAAACAACACAACCGTGGGCAAGATGGCGCCGGTTTTGCCTCGGTAAAACTCAATGCCGAACCGGGCTACCCCTTTATGCACCGGATGCGCAGCATTGCCAACCAGCCCATTGCCGACATTTTTGCCAAAGTAGGTGCCGAAGTAGCCGAGCTGGAAAAGTACCAGCCCGACATGCTGAAACATCCTGGTTTGGCTAAGGGTCACCTGCCGTTTTTGGGCGAGTTGCTGCTGGGCCACCTGCGCTATGGTACACAGGGTAAAAATGATGTGGCATTTTGCCATCCTTTTATCAAAAAAGACATTCGTCCTTCCCGCAACCTGGCACTGGCCGGCAACTTCAACCTGGTCAACACCGAAGAACTCTTCGATTTGGTGAACATTGATCCGGGTGAATTTCAGAAGCAAAGCGACCTCGCCGCTATGATGGAAGTCATCCATCATTTTTTGGTGAAAGAAGACGAAAAAGAAAACGAAAAACCTGACATCAAAGCCGTGTTGCAAAAGTCTGCTTCACTGTTTGATGGTGGTTATCATATTGGCGGCATCATTGGCAACGGACACAGCTTTGTGATGCGTGATGCCAATGGCATTCGCCCCAGCTACTATTACATTCACGAAGACTTTATTGTAGCCGCCAGCGAACGGGCCGCCATCCGCACCACTTTCAATGTGGGCGAAAATGAAGTACTTGAACTGATGCCTGGCAACGCCATCATCATCGACGATCATGGCAACTACAGCATTGAGCAAATACTGGAACCGAAAGAACGTCGGGCCTGCAGCTTTGAACGCATTTACTTCAGCCGGGGTAATGATGAAAAGATTTACCGGGAACGCATTGCCCTCGGCCACAAGCTGAGCAAGCCCGTGCTCGAAGCCATTGAGTACGACCTGAAAAACACCATCGTTTCCTACATCCCCAACACCGCCGAAGTAGCCTACTTTGGTATGGTAAAGGGCATGGAAGAATACCTGAACCAAATCAAAGTGCAGCGCATCATGAGCTGGGACAAAGACTTTGATGAGGAGAAGCTCACAGAAATGATTACCCGTAAAATCCGTCAGGAAAAGCTCACCATCAAAGACGTGAAGATGCGCACCTTCATTACCGAAGATGTGAGCCGGCAAGACATGGTGCAACACGTGTACGACATCACGTACGGCACTTTGCGCCCCAACCTGGATACACTGGTAGTGATAGATGACAGCATTGTGCGGGGCACTACGTTGCGGGAAAGCATCATCCGCATGCTGGGCCGTTTGAAGCCGAAAAAAATCATCGTTGTTTCATCAGCACCTCAAATACGTTATCCCGATTGCTACGGTATTGATATGAGCAAGATGGGCGATTTCATTGCCTTTCAGGCAGCTATTGAACTACTGAAAGAACGGGACCAGCGGGCCATGCTCACCGAGCTGTACAAAGAATGTAAAGAGTTGCAACGCACTAATCAACTGCATAGCAAAAACGTGGTCCGTGGTGTGTATGCGCCATTTACCCCGCAGGAAATCAGCGATAAAATTGCGCAGATGATTACACCGCAAGGACTCAATATACCGGTGCAAGTCATTTATCAAACCATTGAAGACCTGCACGAAAGCTGCCCCACCAACACTGGCGACTGGTACTTTACAGGCAACTACCCCACACCCGGTGGCAACAAAGTGTGCAACAAAGCTTTCATGAACTATATGGAAGGCAAGAATGTGAGAGGATACTAA
- a CDS encoding SixA phosphatase family protein, which yields MKSLLLIRHAKSSWDSPTLQDFDRPLNDRGLKDAPMMAERLLSKKVHIDGWVSSTAKRAFTTAKLFAAAYKVDAQHISTYQALYHAPPMIFEQVIAQLNDDWKTTAIFSHNPGITEFANQLGVARIDNMPTCSVFGVHFLCDHWKDALSSEVRFWLFDYPKNF from the coding sequence ATGAAATCCCTCCTCCTCATTCGTCATGCCAAAAGCAGTTGGGACAGCCCCACGCTGCAAGACTTTGACCGGCCATTGAACGACCGCGGTTTGAAAGATGCACCCATGATGGCGGAGCGATTGCTGAGCAAAAAAGTGCACATTGATGGCTGGGTAAGCAGCACCGCCAAAAGAGCTTTTACTACTGCCAAACTCTTTGCTGCGGCATACAAAGTAGATGCACAACACATCAGCACTTATCAGGCGCTGTACCATGCGCCACCCATGATATTTGAACAGGTGATTGCACAGCTCAACGATGATTGGAAAACAACAGCCATCTTCAGCCACAACCCCGGCATTACCGAATTTGCCAACCAACTGGGAGTGGCCCGCATTGATAACATGCCCACCTGCAGCGTGTTTGGCGTTCATTTTTTATGCGACCATTGGAAAGATGCACTGAGCAGTGAAGTGCGTTTTTGGTTGTTTGATTATCCTAAGAATTTTTGA
- a CDS encoding DMT family transporter, translated as MQRTTKAHLAVMGANLLFGVNYSMVKMLTPTLMGSFALNVVRIVGSVLLFWLLFLFKPVRAGIDKKDLPRFLLCAICGVVINQILFIKGLSLTSSIHGSLLSLGSPIFITVAAAWLLHEPFTRNKGIGLTLGISGACLLVLSRTGQKEGSQMLLGDIMIVINSISYALYFVWVRPLMEKYHPIQVIRWVFTLGMLFLVPIGFNDFMQTKFAAMPATGWLAMFFVIIGGTFLPYLFNVFGIKHLGPGITGSYIYTQPFFAAIIGVLFLNEHMGWQQLLAGAMIASGVLIVNRK; from the coding sequence ATGCAACGTACTACCAAAGCACACCTGGCGGTGATGGGCGCCAACCTCTTGTTTGGGGTAAACTACAGTATGGTAAAAATGCTGACGCCAACACTCATGGGCTCCTTTGCCCTCAATGTGGTGCGGATTGTAGGCAGTGTACTGTTGTTTTGGTTATTGTTTTTATTCAAGCCCGTAAGAGCAGGCATTGACAAAAAAGACCTGCCCCGGTTTTTGCTCTGCGCCATTTGTGGTGTCGTTATCAATCAGATTTTATTCATCAAAGGGCTGTCGCTTACTTCCAGTATTCATGGCTCATTGCTATCACTGGGTTCGCCCATTTTTATTACTGTGGCGGCAGCGTGGTTGCTACACGAACCTTTTACCCGCAACAAGGGCATTGGTTTAACCCTTGGCATTTCTGGTGCCTGCTTGCTGGTACTGAGTCGGACCGGGCAAAAAGAGGGCAGCCAAATGTTGTTGGGCGATATCATGATTGTCATCAACAGCATCAGCTATGCACTCTATTTTGTATGGGTGCGGCCGCTGATGGAAAAGTATCATCCCATTCAAGTAATTCGTTGGGTGTTTACACTCGGCATGTTGTTTTTGGTACCCATTGGTTTCAACGATTTTATGCAAACCAAATTTGCAGCTATGCCCGCCACCGGATGGCTGGCGATGTTTTTTGTAATTATCGGCGGAACGTTTTTGCCCTATCTCTTCAATGTGTTTGGTATCAAGCATTTGGGCCCCGGCATTACGGGCAGCTACATTTATACGCAGCCATTTTTTGCCGCCATTATTGGTGTATTGTTTTTAAACGAACACATGGGCTGGCAGCAATTGCTGGCAGGTGCTATGATTGCCAGCGGTGTACTGATTGTAAACCGGAAATAG
- a CDS encoding glycosyltransferase: MQQPSHILVAPLDWGLGHATRCIPIIHALLQAGCRVSLAADGPPARLLQEAFPQLTMHRLPGYGIHFGKGHVLRSLLQQVPAIVKAIRAEHAWLQQLQATQHFDAVISDNRYGLYHAACPSILITHQLQPAMPKGWGWLQALARKFFYQRIEKFTACWVPDEANTTAALSGILGHPSVMPRIPVHYLGWLSRMQAQPEQAKAYEVMMLLSGPEPQRSMLENRLLQQLQHFLGKAILVRGLPNADDSFSVRLPHVTVHNHLPTAALQTAMLQSGYIVCRGGYSTLMDAYTLRKKCLLIPTPGQTEQEYLAQTLASKHQAICFAQDDFDLSDALQQAETFNWQVLPQPQASERLQAFVSNWVKETFSTGH; the protein is encoded by the coding sequence ATGCAGCAACCGTCACACATTCTGGTAGCACCACTCGATTGGGGCCTTGGTCATGCTACCCGCTGCATACCCATCATTCATGCATTGCTGCAAGCTGGTTGCCGGGTATCGCTGGCGGCCGATGGGCCACCCGCCCGGTTATTGCAGGAAGCATTTCCACAACTAACCATGCACCGCTTACCGGGCTATGGCATTCATTTTGGCAAAGGCCATGTGCTACGCAGTTTACTACAGCAGGTACCGGCTATTGTAAAAGCCATTCGTGCTGAACATGCATGGTTGCAGCAACTGCAGGCTACACAACATTTTGATGCGGTCATTTCCGACAACCGCTATGGATTGTACCATGCTGCATGCCCCAGTATTTTGATAACGCATCAATTGCAACCAGCCATGCCCAAAGGCTGGGGTTGGTTGCAAGCTTTGGCAAGAAAATTCTTTTACCAGCGCATCGAAAAATTTACCGCCTGCTGGGTACCCGATGAAGCAAATACAACCGCTGCTCTCAGTGGTATCTTGGGTCATCCATCGGTGATGCCTCGCATTCCCGTGCACTATTTGGGTTGGCTCAGCCGCATGCAGGCACAGCCTGAACAAGCAAAAGCATACGAAGTGATGATGTTGCTATCGGGGCCCGAACCGCAGCGGAGCATGTTGGAAAACCGCTTGCTGCAACAGCTGCAGCATTTTCTTGGAAAGGCCATATTGGTGCGTGGTTTGCCCAATGCAGATGATTCTTTTTCTGTTCGTCTGCCGCATGTAACGGTGCACAATCATCTGCCCACAGCAGCATTGCAAACGGCCATGTTGCAATCGGGCTACATCGTTTGCCGTGGCGGCTACAGCACGTTGATGGATGCTTATACACTACGTAAAAAATGTTTGCTCATTCCTACACCCGGCCAAACAGAACAGGAGTATCTGGCGCAAACCTTAGCATCGAAACATCAAGCAATTTGTTTTGCGCAAGATGATTTCGATTTGAGTGATGCCTTGCAACAAGCCGAAACTTTCAACTGGCAAGTATTGCCACAACCGCAAGCATCAGAGCGTTTGCAGGCATTTGTATCGAATTGGGTGAAGGAAACATTTTCAACCGGTCATTGA